In Micromonospora purpureochromogenes, a single window of DNA contains:
- a CDS encoding low temperature requirement protein A, translating to MTAGRATELLRNPDRPRRSTYVELFFDVVFVFAVTRLSNNLFEDLTWVGLWRTMLLLAAFWWVWVLTTWMSGRLDPDRPSVQFLIVAVMLASLLMSVAVPSAFGDQGLLFAGLYVVSQVGRSVVVFRALRKHGITVGGGRKVAWWTVSVGLWLAGGVADESLRGLLWSAAVIIDYSTAELRLPEYDLRGTGLSSSADHLAERFQQFIIIALGDKILAPALKLAQYDFEFERILALMVSFWTTVLLWRIYFYRAGLLLPAGIVASRDRGRYDRDLAYLHVVLVAGLVVSAASEDVIVSHPTGANRIAWVAAIAGGPGIFLVGRMLLDKLTFNRVARSRVIGLLLLLAAAPATVVLPPMLTTTTVNVILTIVVVSDTISWRRHPRRPSPAR from the coding sequence GTGACCGCCGGCCGCGCGACGGAGCTCCTGCGCAATCCTGACCGCCCGCGCCGCTCCACGTACGTCGAACTCTTCTTCGACGTGGTCTTCGTCTTCGCGGTCACCCGGCTGTCGAACAACCTGTTCGAGGACCTGACGTGGGTCGGGTTGTGGCGCACCATGCTGCTGCTGGCCGCGTTCTGGTGGGTGTGGGTGCTGACCACCTGGATGTCCGGTCGACTGGACCCCGACCGCCCCAGCGTCCAGTTCCTGATCGTGGCGGTCATGCTGGCCAGTCTGCTGATGTCCGTCGCGGTGCCCAGCGCGTTCGGGGACCAGGGGCTGCTCTTCGCCGGGCTCTACGTCGTGAGTCAGGTCGGTCGGAGCGTCGTCGTGTTCCGGGCCCTGCGGAAGCACGGGATCACGGTCGGCGGCGGGAGGAAGGTGGCCTGGTGGACGGTGTCGGTGGGGCTCTGGCTGGCGGGCGGCGTGGCCGACGAGAGTCTGCGGGGCCTGCTCTGGTCCGCCGCCGTGATCATCGACTACTCGACCGCCGAACTCCGCCTGCCGGAGTACGACCTGCGCGGCACCGGGCTGTCGTCCTCGGCGGACCACCTGGCCGAGCGGTTCCAGCAGTTCATCATCATCGCCCTCGGCGACAAGATCCTCGCTCCCGCACTGAAGCTGGCCCAGTACGACTTCGAGTTCGAGCGCATCCTCGCGCTGATGGTGTCGTTCTGGACCACCGTCCTGCTCTGGCGGATCTACTTCTACCGGGCCGGCCTGCTGCTGCCCGCCGGCATCGTCGCCAGCCGTGACCGGGGCCGGTACGACCGGGACCTGGCGTACCTGCACGTCGTCCTCGTCGCCGGCCTGGTGGTCAGCGCCGCCAGCGAGGACGTCATCGTCTCCCATCCCACCGGAGCGAACCGGATCGCCTGGGTCGCGGCGATCGCCGGGGGCCCGGGCATCTTCCTCGTCGGCCGGATGCTGCTCGACAAGCTGACGTTCAACCGGGTGGCCCGGTCCCGGGTCATCGGACTGCTGCTCCTGCTGGCCGCCGCTCCCGCGACGGTCGTCCTACCCCCGATGCTCACCACCACGACCGTCAACGTGATCCTGACCATCGTCGTGGTGTCCGACACGATCTCCTGGCGGAGACACCCGCGAAGGCCGTCGCCGGCACGCTGA
- a CDS encoding amidase, with amino-acid sequence MAEPHDLTALEQAAAVARGELSSVDLVEHHLHRVDALGDTVGAFVTVTPERALAAARAADAVPVAGRGPLHGVPTAIKDLTLTAGVRTTFGSAAFADFVPPVDADVVRLMAAAGLVSLGKTTTSELGCSLYSEGLVAPPARNPWDLAYTAGGSSGGAAAAVATGLVPVAQGSDGGGSVRIPAALCGLVGYKPSRGLVSGGPLGSGAFGLPTNGPLGRTVADVAALLDAMAVPVPGEPYLPPPRPDGGYLGVARRAAPGRLRIGRFDAPMLAEEPVHPDCVAAVDRAAALLTAAGHEVVEVDRPLGPAVWPLFETLWYVLALAPVPVERESELLPLTRFLRARGAAVGAGALMATLGEIQAQVRLGARRTADCDLLLCPTLAAPQAPVGWFTADADPAADFDRQRRFSPYCAVFNVTGDPSVSLPLGRTASDLPVGVLLTGRYGDDARLIATAAQLEHCSDGWDRHPAIWRGVDSANVNGSGVGRSAP; translated from the coding sequence ATGGCCGAGCCGCACGACCTGACCGCGCTGGAGCAGGCCGCCGCCGTCGCCCGCGGCGAGCTCTCCAGCGTCGATCTGGTCGAGCACCACCTGCACCGGGTGGACGCGCTCGGCGACACCGTCGGCGCCTTCGTCACCGTCACGCCCGAGCGCGCCCTCGCCGCCGCCCGGGCCGCCGACGCGGTGCCGGTCGCGGGGCGCGGGCCGCTGCACGGCGTACCGACCGCGATCAAGGACCTGACCCTCACCGCCGGGGTGCGCACCACCTTCGGCTCCGCGGCGTTCGCCGACTTCGTCCCGCCGGTCGACGCCGACGTGGTCCGGCTGATGGCCGCCGCCGGGCTGGTCAGCCTCGGCAAGACCACCACCTCCGAGCTGGGCTGCTCGCTCTACTCCGAGGGGCTCGTCGCGCCGCCGGCCCGCAACCCGTGGGACCTGGCGTACACCGCCGGTGGCTCCAGCGGCGGCGCGGCGGCCGCGGTGGCCACCGGCCTGGTGCCGGTCGCCCAGGGCTCCGACGGCGGCGGGTCGGTGCGCATCCCGGCCGCCCTCTGCGGCCTGGTCGGCTACAAGCCGAGCCGCGGCCTGGTCTCCGGCGGCCCGCTCGGCTCCGGCGCGTTCGGCCTGCCCACCAACGGCCCGCTCGGGCGTACGGTCGCCGACGTCGCCGCGCTGCTCGACGCGATGGCGGTGCCGGTGCCCGGCGAGCCGTACCTGCCGCCGCCGCGACCCGACGGCGGCTACCTCGGCGTCGCCCGCCGGGCCGCACCGGGCCGCCTGCGGATCGGCCGCTTCGACGCCCCGATGCTCGCCGAAGAGCCGGTCCACCCCGACTGCGTCGCCGCGGTGGACCGGGCCGCCGCGCTGCTCACCGCGGCCGGCCACGAGGTGGTCGAGGTCGACCGGCCGCTCGGCCCCGCGGTGTGGCCGCTCTTCGAGACCCTCTGGTACGTGCTGGCGCTGGCCCCGGTGCCGGTGGAGCGGGAGTCCGAACTGCTGCCGCTGACCCGGTTCCTCCGCGCCCGGGGCGCGGCCGTCGGTGCCGGCGCGCTGATGGCCACCCTCGGCGAGATCCAGGCCCAGGTACGCCTCGGCGCCCGCCGCACCGCCGACTGCGACCTGCTGCTCTGCCCCACCCTGGCCGCACCCCAGGCGCCGGTCGGCTGGTTCACCGCCGACGCCGACCCGGCCGCCGATTTCGACCGGCAGCGCCGGTTCTCGCCGTACTGCGCGGTGTTCAACGTGACGGGGGATCCGTCCGTCTCGCTACCGCTCGGGCGCACCGCGTCCGACCTGCCCGTCGGGGTGCTGCTGACCGGTCGCTACGGCGACGACGCCCGACTGATCGCCACCGCAGCGCAACTGGAACACTGCAGTGACGGATGGGATCGGCACCCCGCAATCTGGCGGGGCGTCGACTCCGCTAACGTGAATGGCAGCGGAGTCGGGCGGTCGGCGCCATGA
- the ctaJ gene encoding aa3-type cytochrome oxidase subunit CtaJ, with amino-acid sequence MAAESGGRRHDRPPDPDALVAIFRLGALGLSVTETLLIFVGIPAAVMLVIVGLVFASNRRGGGGSKRYRPGRRFDFTPVWFLGRPEQLADSAGTALSAGAQAPALTSHKLEQAGIEAPAGGTGGASDRW; translated from the coding sequence ATGGCAGCGGAGTCGGGCGGTCGGCGCCATGATCGTCCACCCGACCCGGATGCTCTGGTCGCTATCTTCCGCCTGGGGGCGTTGGGATTGTCTGTCACTGAGACGTTGCTGATCTTCGTCGGCATCCCGGCGGCGGTGATGCTGGTGATCGTCGGTCTGGTGTTCGCCAGCAACCGCCGTGGTGGCGGCGGATCCAAGCGCTACCGGCCGGGCCGCCGCTTCGACTTCACGCCGGTCTGGTTCCTGGGTCGCCCGGAGCAGTTGGCCGACTCGGCCGGCACCGCCCTGTCCGCGGGCGCGCAGGCGCCGGCGCTGACCAGCCACAAGCTCGAGCAGGCCGGCATCGAGGCGCCGGCCGGTGGAACCGGAGGCGCAAGTGACCGTTGGTGA
- a CDS encoding DUF5130 family protein: MTVGEKQTGTGNPPDVLDGPFSTRQLLRIDEALRLADQGTGLVFSVYVGGLDEPVREHAERLHRQLAEPDRSVLIAVSPNQRQLEVVTGRHARKRIPDTYARLAALSMVAAFGGGDLAGGIINGLDQLASHAGRA; this comes from the coding sequence GTGACCGTTGGTGAGAAGCAGACCGGGACGGGTAACCCGCCCGACGTGCTGGACGGGCCGTTCTCGACCCGCCAGCTGCTGCGCATCGACGAGGCGCTCCGCCTGGCCGACCAGGGCACCGGCCTGGTCTTCTCGGTCTACGTGGGTGGCCTCGACGAGCCGGTCCGCGAGCACGCCGAGCGGCTGCACCGCCAGCTCGCCGAGCCCGACCGGTCCGTCCTGATCGCGGTGTCGCCCAACCAGCGTCAGCTGGAGGTGGTCACCGGCCGGCACGCGCGCAAGCGCATCCCCGACACGTACGCCCGGCTCGCCGCGCTGTCGATGGTGGCGGCGTTCGGCGGCGGCGACCTGGCCGGTGGCATCATCAACGGCCTCGACCAGCTCGCCAGCCACGCCGGCAGGGCCTGA
- the pepN gene encoding aminopeptidase N, producing MRNLTQVEATERARLLEVTGYDISLDLSTAVQAEGRTFRSVTEVRFRCTEPGAGTFIETAAESVRSATLNGAPVDLSGWSAEKGLALSGLAAENTLVVDADFAYSNSGQGLHRTVDPVDGETYLYSQFETADAQRVFACFDQPDLKSVYTWHATVPDHWRVVSNMPVEREEPAGEALKTVHFVESARMSTYITALCAGPYHEVRDSHDGIDLGVFCRASMAPHLDSDDLFLITKQGFDFFHEQFGVRYPLPKYDQLWVPDFNAGAMENFGCVTHAESHYLFRSQVTDFEYEQRANTILHELAHMWFGDLVTMRWWNDLWLNESFAEWASHWCNTHATRFSEAWTTFLSIRKNWGYRQDQLSSTHPVYCEMPDLEAVEVNFDGITYAKGASVLKQLVAYVGEEPFVAGLRAYFGKHAWGNATFDDLLSELETASGRELRKFAAQWLETAQVNTLRPEVTIGDDGTYQRVLVRQEAPAGHPTLRTHRIGVGLYDRTDGRLVRRERIEVDVTGEQTEVAALHGTRAADVLLLNDDDLTYTKLRLDERSMATVVQHIAGLESSLARALCWTAAWDMTRDAELAARDYVALALAGLPAETDINLVTATLRQASTTLTVYADPAWAPTGWAELSRTAKTALSAAEPGSGFQLAWARAYASAARSAEDLATLRGWLDGNGVPAGLTIDTELRWTILQSLVANGAAGAAEVEAELAADRTASGEREAAYAHALVPTAENKAAVWAELTGPQSLPNWRNRALLQGFTHPAQVELTAPYREKYFASVAQVWAQRDSEPAQEFVQLAYPAYLVEEETVAATDAWLAQDGHPAPLRRLVAEGRDGVVRSLRARAKDAQSA from the coding sequence GTGCGCAACCTGACGCAGGTGGAGGCCACCGAGCGGGCCCGCCTGCTGGAGGTGACCGGGTACGACATCAGCCTGGACCTGTCGACCGCCGTGCAGGCCGAGGGCCGTACGTTCCGGTCGGTGACCGAGGTCCGGTTCCGCTGCACCGAGCCGGGTGCCGGCACCTTCATCGAGACCGCCGCCGAGTCGGTGCGGTCGGCGACGCTCAACGGCGCGCCGGTCGACCTCTCCGGCTGGTCGGCCGAGAAGGGCCTGGCGCTGTCCGGGCTGGCCGCGGAGAACACGCTCGTCGTGGACGCCGACTTCGCGTACTCCAACAGTGGGCAGGGCCTGCACCGCACGGTGGACCCGGTCGACGGCGAGACCTACCTCTACAGCCAGTTCGAGACGGCCGACGCGCAGCGGGTCTTCGCCTGCTTCGACCAGCCCGACCTGAAGAGCGTCTACACCTGGCACGCCACCGTCCCCGACCACTGGCGCGTGGTGTCCAACATGCCGGTGGAGCGCGAGGAGCCGGCCGGCGAGGCGCTCAAGACCGTCCACTTCGTGGAGTCGGCCCGGATGAGCACCTACATCACCGCGCTCTGCGCCGGGCCGTACCACGAGGTGCGGGACAGCCACGACGGCATCGACCTGGGGGTCTTCTGCCGGGCCTCGATGGCGCCGCACCTCGACTCCGACGACCTGTTCCTGATCACCAAGCAGGGCTTCGACTTCTTCCACGAGCAGTTCGGGGTGCGCTACCCGCTGCCCAAGTACGACCAGCTCTGGGTGCCGGACTTCAACGCCGGCGCGATGGAGAACTTCGGCTGCGTCACGCACGCCGAGTCGCACTACCTGTTCCGCTCCCAGGTCACCGACTTCGAGTACGAGCAGCGGGCCAACACGATCCTGCACGAGCTGGCGCACATGTGGTTCGGTGACCTGGTCACCATGCGCTGGTGGAACGACCTGTGGCTCAACGAGTCGTTCGCCGAGTGGGCCAGCCACTGGTGCAACACCCACGCCACCCGGTTCTCCGAGGCCTGGACGACCTTCCTGTCGATCCGGAAGAACTGGGGCTACCGGCAGGACCAGCTCTCCTCCACCCACCCGGTGTACTGCGAGATGCCGGACCTGGAGGCGGTCGAGGTCAACTTCGACGGCATCACCTACGCCAAGGGCGCCAGCGTGCTCAAGCAGCTCGTCGCGTACGTCGGCGAGGAGCCGTTCGTGGCCGGCCTGCGGGCGTACTTCGGCAAGCACGCCTGGGGCAACGCCACCTTCGACGACCTGCTCTCCGAGCTGGAGACCGCCTCCGGTCGGGAGCTGCGCAAGTTCGCCGCGCAGTGGCTGGAGACCGCCCAGGTCAACACGCTGCGCCCCGAGGTGACCATCGGCGACGACGGGACGTACCAGCGGGTGCTGGTCCGCCAGGAGGCGCCGGCGGGGCACCCGACGCTGCGTACCCACCGGATCGGCGTGGGCCTCTACGACCGCACCGACGGCCGGCTGGTCCGCCGGGAGCGGATCGAGGTCGACGTGACCGGCGAGCAGACCGAGGTGGCCGCGCTGCACGGCACGCGGGCCGCCGACGTGCTGCTGCTCAACGACGACGACCTGACGTACACCAAGCTGCGGCTGGACGAGCGGTCGATGGCCACCGTGGTGCAGCACATCGCCGGACTGGAGTCCTCGCTGGCCCGGGCCCTGTGCTGGACGGCCGCCTGGGACATGACCCGGGACGCGGAGCTCGCCGCCCGCGACTACGTGGCGCTGGCGCTGGCCGGGCTGCCCGCCGAGACCGACATCAACCTGGTCACCGCGACACTGCGGCAGGCGAGCACCACGCTCACCGTCTACGCCGACCCGGCCTGGGCGCCGACCGGCTGGGCGGAGCTGTCCCGTACCGCGAAGACGGCGCTGTCCGCCGCCGAGCCGGGCAGCGGCTTCCAGCTCGCCTGGGCCCGCGCGTACGCCTCGGCGGCCCGGTCCGCCGAGGACCTGGCGACCCTGCGCGGCTGGCTGGACGGCAACGGCGTGCCGGCCGGGCTGACCATCGACACCGAGCTGCGCTGGACGATCCTGCAGTCGCTGGTGGCCAACGGGGCGGCCGGCGCCGCCGAGGTCGAGGCCGAGCTGGCCGCCGACCGGACGGCCAGTGGCGAGCGGGAGGCCGCGTACGCGCACGCGCTGGTGCCGACCGCCGAGAACAAGGCGGCGGTCTGGGCGGAGCTGACCGGCCCGCAGTCGCTGCCGAACTGGCGCAACCGGGCGCTGCTGCAGGGCTTCACCCACCCGGCGCAGGTGGAGCTCACCGCGCCGTACCGGGAGAAGTACTTCGCCAGCGTGGCGCAGGTCTGGGCGCAGCGGGACAGCGAGCCGGCGCAGGAGTTCGTCCAGCTCGCCTACCCGGCGTACCTGGTCGAGGAGGAGACGGTGGCGGCCACCGACGCGTGGCTGGCGCAGGACGGGCACCCGGCGCCGCTGCGCCGGCTGGTCGCCGAGGGCCGCGACGGGGTGGTCCGCTCGCTGAGGGCCCGCGCCAAGGACGCCCAGAGCGCCTGA
- a CDS encoding mycothiol-dependent nitroreductase Rv2466c family protein codes for MWFDPLCPWAWITSRWLLEVEKVRDVDIRFHVMSLSVLNEGRDLPEEYQELMRKGWGPVRVCVAVEQQHGQEAVAKLYTAMGTRIHLGKEQLGPELFKAALTDVGLDPALAGVAGTTEYDEALRASHEAGMRPVGTDVGTPVIHAPGPDGRQVAFFGPVITPAPKGEAAGRLWDGVLLVAGTPGFYELKRSRELGPIFD; via the coding sequence ATGTGGTTCGACCCCCTGTGCCCCTGGGCGTGGATCACCTCCCGCTGGCTGCTGGAGGTCGAGAAGGTCCGGGACGTGGACATCCGCTTCCACGTGATGAGCCTCTCGGTGCTCAACGAGGGTCGGGACCTGCCCGAGGAGTACCAGGAGCTGATGAGGAAGGGCTGGGGCCCGGTACGCGTCTGCGTGGCCGTCGAGCAGCAGCACGGACAGGAGGCGGTGGCGAAGCTCTACACCGCCATGGGCACCCGGATCCACCTGGGTAAGGAGCAGCTCGGCCCGGAGCTGTTCAAGGCCGCGCTCACCGACGTCGGCCTGGACCCGGCGCTGGCCGGCGTCGCCGGCACCACCGAGTACGACGAGGCGCTGCGGGCCAGCCACGAGGCCGGGATGCGCCCCGTCGGCACCGACGTCGGCACCCCGGTCATCCACGCGCCCGGCCCGGACGGCCGCCAGGTGGCCTTCTTCGGCCCGGTGATCACGCCGGCCCCGAAGGGCGAGGCCGCCGGACGGCTCTGGGACGGCGTCCTGCTGGTCGCCGGCACCCCGGGCTTCTACGAGCTCAAGCGCTCCCGCGAGCTGGGCCCGATCTTCGACTGA
- a CDS encoding DUF1015 family protein, which translates to MTVVHPIARAWITTGGTGAQNYDEFADDAEITAIIEANPHSALGIEMPHRAPESLGKSFLDALGDAVARLAEAKADGSYTPAEQVVVLYRISAPGEDSAYGLFAMVDTDQISTSADEPGLVIRNEDVFIAKVRERVALAEALGHLLSPVLLLQTGRGDELHAALAAATESAGAPAATDTDQAGRTHAIWLLGPGPQQDELTALAGGGELVVADGNHRSLAAQTGGLPRFLSVVTTPASVAIQPYNRLVSELTTTGDELLDRLRAAGATITPIDGPVEVPPAGGTVHLRLPGQGYAVTLPQDEGAARLENLDHALVERLLLRDALGLDPGDKRITYVGGDYPASWLTGEVDAGRAELAILIAPVTVDDFVAVNLAREKMPRKSTWFTPKARGGLVVAELPR; encoded by the coding sequence ATGACGGTCGTGCATCCGATCGCCCGGGCCTGGATCACCACTGGCGGCACCGGCGCGCAGAACTACGACGAGTTCGCCGACGACGCGGAGATCACCGCGATCATCGAGGCGAACCCGCACAGTGCCCTCGGCATCGAGATGCCCCACCGGGCGCCGGAGAGCCTCGGCAAGTCCTTCCTCGACGCGCTCGGCGACGCGGTGGCCCGCCTCGCCGAGGCCAAGGCCGACGGCAGCTACACCCCGGCCGAGCAGGTCGTGGTGCTCTACCGGATCAGCGCGCCGGGCGAGGATTCGGCGTACGGGCTCTTTGCCATGGTGGACACCGACCAGATCTCCACCAGCGCCGACGAGCCCGGCCTGGTGATCCGCAACGAGGACGTCTTCATCGCCAAGGTGCGGGAGCGGGTGGCCCTCGCCGAGGCGCTGGGGCACCTGCTCTCACCCGTACTCCTGCTCCAGACCGGGCGCGGCGACGAGCTGCACGCGGCGCTCGCGGCGGCGACCGAGTCCGCCGGCGCGCCCGCCGCGACCGACACCGACCAGGCCGGCCGGACGCACGCCATCTGGCTGCTCGGCCCCGGCCCGCAGCAGGACGAGCTGACCGCGCTGGCCGGCGGCGGCGAGCTGGTGGTCGCCGACGGCAACCACCGCAGCCTGGCCGCGCAGACCGGCGGCCTGCCCCGCTTCCTGTCGGTGGTCACCACCCCGGCGTCGGTCGCCATCCAGCCCTACAACCGGCTGGTCAGCGAGCTGACCACGACCGGAGACGAACTGCTCGACCGGCTGCGCGCCGCCGGCGCGACGATCACCCCGATCGACGGCCCGGTCGAGGTCCCGCCGGCCGGCGGCACCGTCCACCTCCGGCTGCCCGGCCAGGGGTACGCGGTCACGCTGCCGCAGGACGAGGGCGCCGCCCGGCTGGAGAACCTGGACCACGCGCTGGTCGAGCGGCTGCTGCTGCGCGACGCGCTCGGCCTCGACCCCGGCGACAAGCGGATCACCTACGTCGGCGGCGACTACCCGGCGAGCTGGCTCACCGGCGAGGTCGACGCCGGCCGGGCCGAGCTGGCGATCCTCATCGCCCCGGTGACCGTGGACGACTTCGTCGCGGTGAACCTGGCCCGGGAGAAGATGCCCCGCAAGAGCACCTGGTTCACCCCGAAGGCGCGCGGCGGCCTGGTCGTCGCCGAGCTGCCCCGGTGA
- a CDS encoding ribose-5-phosphate isomerase: MRVYLGSDHAGFELKVHLANHLAKQGYELVDVGPHAFDPDDDYPAFCLHTGDRVVNDPGSLGVVIGGSGNGEQIAANKIAGVRAALAWNIETAQLGREHNDANVVAVGARQHTLDEATAIVEAFLTTPFSGNPRHSRRIAQMAEYERTRQLPQLP, encoded by the coding sequence ATGCGCGTCTACCTGGGATCCGACCACGCCGGTTTCGAGTTGAAGGTGCACCTGGCCAACCACCTGGCCAAGCAGGGCTACGAGCTGGTCGACGTCGGGCCGCACGCCTTCGACCCGGATGACGACTACCCGGCCTTCTGCCTGCACACCGGCGACCGGGTGGTCAACGACCCGGGCAGCCTCGGGGTGGTCATCGGCGGCTCCGGCAACGGCGAGCAGATCGCCGCCAACAAGATCGCCGGCGTCCGGGCGGCGCTGGCCTGGAACATCGAGACCGCCCAGCTCGGCCGGGAGCACAACGACGCCAACGTGGTGGCCGTCGGCGCCCGCCAGCACACCCTGGACGAGGCGACCGCCATCGTGGAGGCGTTCCTCACCACGCCCTTCTCGGGCAACCCGCGGCACTCCCGCCGGATCGCCCAGATGGCCGAGTACGAGCGCACCCGCCAGCTCCCCCAGCTGCCCTGA
- a CDS encoding GNAT family N-acetyltransferase: protein MTHPVPDVQVPVATDFDEIADLMGDAFHSAFDTEAREVERGIFEPDRSLLVRDGGRPVAHASAFTRTLTVPGATVAAAHVTMVAVAVTHRRRGLLSALMGRQLREIYDTGREPVAVLWASEGRIYPRFGYGLAAQRLAVDCPATAELRLPEPASAAGSLRLADPVASQPELARVYDRVRPDRPGWSDRDERWWRYVLADPTAWRGGATPRRALLHEGPDGVDGYALWRTREEWDQRGPRGQVRVDEVVATDPEAYLALWRTLFSIDLTRQLSCGRVAVDEPLLRLVDEPRRLGAQLVDALWVRVVDVPAALAARRYPTPVDVVVEVTDELLPENTGRWRLTGGPTGAVCVRTDDPGELACDVRGLGELYLGGVAPAALAATGRLRELRPGALTATGPAFGWHRAPGAMEVF from the coding sequence ATGACCCACCCCGTCCCCGACGTGCAGGTTCCCGTCGCGACCGACTTCGACGAGATCGCCGACCTGATGGGTGACGCGTTCCACAGCGCGTTCGACACCGAGGCCCGCGAGGTCGAGCGGGGCATCTTCGAGCCGGACCGGTCGCTGCTGGTCCGCGACGGTGGCCGACCGGTGGCGCACGCCTCCGCCTTCACCCGCACGCTCACCGTCCCCGGCGCGACGGTGGCGGCGGCGCACGTCACCATGGTGGCGGTGGCCGTCACCCACCGCCGCCGGGGCCTGCTCAGCGCGCTGATGGGCCGCCAGCTACGGGAGATCTACGACACCGGCCGGGAGCCGGTCGCGGTGCTGTGGGCCAGCGAGGGGCGGATCTATCCCCGGTTCGGCTACGGCCTGGCCGCGCAGCGCCTCGCCGTCGACTGCCCGGCCACCGCCGAGCTGCGGCTGCCGGAGCCGGCGTCCGCGGCGGGCAGCCTCCGCCTGGCCGACCCGGTCGCGTCGCAACCCGAGCTGGCCCGGGTGTACGACCGGGTGCGCCCGGACCGCCCCGGCTGGTCGGACCGGGACGAGCGCTGGTGGCGGTACGTGCTGGCCGACCCGACCGCCTGGCGGGGCGGGGCGACCCCGCGCCGGGCGTTGCTGCACGAGGGGCCGGACGGCGTGGACGGGTACGCGCTCTGGCGGACCCGGGAGGAATGGGACCAGCGCGGGCCGCGCGGCCAGGTACGGGTGGACGAGGTGGTCGCCACCGACCCCGAGGCGTACCTGGCGCTGTGGCGGACGCTCTTCTCGATCGACCTGACCCGGCAGCTCTCCTGCGGCCGGGTCGCCGTGGACGAGCCGCTGCTGCGCCTGGTGGACGAGCCCCGCCGGCTCGGCGCCCAGCTGGTCGACGCGCTGTGGGTACGGGTGGTGGACGTCCCGGCCGCGCTGGCCGCCCGCCGGTACCCGACCCCCGTCGACGTGGTGGTCGAGGTCACCGACGAGCTGCTGCCGGAGAACACCGGGCGGTGGCGACTCACCGGCGGCCCCACCGGCGCGGTGTGCGTCCGCACCGACGACCCGGGGGAGCTGGCCTGCGACGTACGCGGGCTCGGCGAGCTGTACCTCGGCGGCGTGGCACCGGCCGCGCTGGCCGCCACGGGTCGGCTCCGCGAGCTGCGTCCCGGCGCGCTCACCGCCACCGGCCCCGCCTTCGGCTGGCACCGCGCCCCGGGGGCGATGGAGGTCTTCTGA